In Schizosaccharomyces osmophilus chromosome 2, complete sequence, the following proteins share a genomic window:
- the pus9 gene encoding tRNA pseudouridine synthase Pus9 — protein sequence MQQLTSTTIRGIRIFSSLRQKGMYKRPKRDCLENCEYVYHGDGLRRVPPYHYEYITFAKLRWYGKTLLEVFSTEFRDREPGYYEKAIRGGQVSVNHKVGNVDTIINNGYIVSHHAHRHEPPVSDQPVVIVHEDEKFVVVDKPAGIPVHPTGRYNHNTVLHILMKENKCPFLYPCNRLDRLTSGLMFFSKTSKAAEEMRVYMISKALNKEYVARVVGEFPADKEITCDARLLTVAPTLGLNRVHPDGKEAVTVFRRIAFDGNTSLVHCKPLTGRTHQLRVHLQYLGHPIANDPIYANRRVWGSSLGKNGDGDNASVITRLSEIGKTETASPLLQYEWYTNETQAEAKARRDKRIGELLTGEHCEVCGSPLYTDPSPEELGIWLHALRYESDEWSYKTDYPVWALKVRERDPAASPLP from the coding sequence ATGCAGCAGTTGACCTCCACCACCATTCGGGGAATCAGAATTTTCAGTTCTTTACGGCAAAAAGGAATGTACAAGCGTCCAAAGAGGGATTGCTTGGAGAATTGTGAATACGTCTATCATGGCGATGGTTTAAGACGCGTTCCACCCTATCATTACGAATACATAACTTTTGCAAAACTTCGCTGGTATGGAAAAACGCTTTTGGAAGTGTTCAGCACGGAGTTCCGAGACCGTGAGCCAGGATATTACGAAAAGGCCATCCGTGGTGGTCAAGTGAGTGTCAATCATAAAGTTGGAAATGTGGATACTATCATCAACAATGGTTATATAGTCTCACATCACGCTCACCGTCATGAACCTCCTGTTTCTGATCAGCCGGTTGTTATTGTCcatgaagatgaaaagtttgttGTAGTAGATAAGCCTGCAGGAATCCCAGTCCATCCCACAGGACGTTACAACCACAATACTGTTCTTCACATTCtgatgaaggaaaacaaatgtcCTTTTCTATATCCTTGCAACCGGCTTGACCGTTTGACGTCTGGGCTgatgtttttttcaaaaacttcaaagGCTGCCGAAGAGATGCGCGTTTATATGATTAGTAAGGCTTTGAACAAAGAGTACGTCGCCAGAGTGGTTGGGGAATTCCCTGCCGACAAAGAAATAACCTGTGACGCACGTCTTCTTACTGTTGCTCCTACTCTCGGACTAAACCGAGTTCACCCAGATGGGAAAGAAGCTGTTACTGTATTTCGtagaattgcttttgatgGAAATACCTCCCTTGTTCATTGTAAGCCTTTAACTGGAAGAACGCATCAACTTCGTGTTCATTTACAATACCTGGGTCATCCGATTGCAAATGACCCAATTTATGCAAATAGACGAGTCTGGGGCTCATCCCTTGGAAAAAACGGAGACGGTGATAATGCTTCTGTAATTACGCGTCTTTCTGAAATTGGTAAGACGGAGACGGCTTCCCCTTTGTTACAGTATGAATGGTATACGAACGAGACACAGGCAGAAGCAAAAGCTCGTAGAGATAAGCGAATTGGTGAACTCTTGACTGGTGAACATTGTGAAGTATGTGGATCACCTTTGTATACCGACCCTAGTCCAGAGGAACTTGGAATTTGGCTCCATGCTTTACGCTATGAGAGCGACGAATGGTCATATAAAACGGATTATCCTGTATGGGCCTTGAAAGTTAGGGAACGAGATCCAGCTGCGTCTCCTTTACCCTGA